The window ACCGACCAGGGTATGCAGCGCCGAAATCCTGTCAGCTGCGGCCGGCGCGTCAGTGGCCTGTCGTGGCAGGGTGGAGAACCCCGCCCCGGGCCATGAGGAGGGATCAATGAAGATCTCGATGTTCCACCTGATGCCGCATCGGGAACTTCCCGATGACTTCACCGATCGGTACAAGTCGGTCTGGGTGACCCCGCCGTGGCACGAGCTGGCGGACGCGGAGCGGGTCGGGCAGTTCTACAACTGGACCTTCGACGAATTGATCCACGGCGCCGAGATGGGCTTCGACGGGATCTGCACCAACGAGCACCACCAGAACGCCTACGGCTTCATGCCGAACCCGAATCTCATGGGCTCGGTGCTGGCCCGGGCTACCAACCACCTGCCGG of the Sporichthyaceae bacterium genome contains:
- a CDS encoding LLM class flavin-dependent oxidoreductase yields the protein MKISMFHLMPHRELPDDFTDRYKSVWVTPPWHELADAERVGQFYNWTFDELIHGAEMGFDGICTNEHHQNAYGFMPNPNLMGSVLARATNHLPVAIVQMGATLPSTQPAIRIAEEYAMLDCISGGRLVAGMPAGTSMDANQCMGI